One Gossypium hirsutum isolate 1008001.06 chromosome A08, Gossypium_hirsutum_v2.1, whole genome shotgun sequence genomic window, ataatatttatagttaAGTCTTTATCCAGTGGGATTAACTAAGCTTTTATTCACGCAATGATTTTTGGCATTACTGCCTGGAAATGAACAATGACACGCAGGATCAATGCAGAGATggttttttatatttggttttcTTTATTGCTTGAACATCAAACCTCAAAATGATACGCAAACTTCCCTTTCAAGCATGTAAAGATTCAACagtaatttacatatttaatttaCATACAGAAGAAAAAATACTGATATGGAAACATCTACTAATGTCAGTTGTTTGGGTCAATTTGCAGAAGAATGAGATAGTCTTCATGGCTAATAACACTCATGAAGATGAACCAGGATCTAAATACAATCAGTTGGCTATTATAATGAAAACCAGAAAATAATGGCAGAAAAGATGAAAAATGGAGGAGAGTGCATGGGCGGACAAACAACAGGAGAAAGCTGTTGGTTAGAGCCTGCTCCGTGTCTTTTGCCTGCCTTTCCCATCTTTCTCAGCTCACTCAAACTAGTCTCAATGCATCTTTCAAAGCCTAAGCCAAGCCAAGCCTGCCATTTGGACAATCACCTCATGCCTCAATCCTTCTTTTATGACCAACTCATGAGCCATTATGGCGGTTTTAGCAAACCAGGGAAGTGGGTTTGAGTCTACGTTGTCATCTCAGATATTTATGCTACAAAACCTAAAGTTCGGATGATTACAGTACAATATTACTAAACTGAAACTGTACTAGCAATTTTGAGTGCCCGTTGAAAATACAAGGTTTTTGAGTAATTTTCATTGGATGAATATGTAATATATCTGCTAGCAAGAGACAAGATTTCGGTTTGCAtcagttttggaaaaaaaatatgcTTACTGTGCTGTCCTCTGATTTTCAAGTCCAATTGTAGTCTCATTGAATATCAATACTAACTGAACCCAACCATTTTCTTTTGATCGTTTTTTGGTGACATCAAATCTCAGATTAGAACACCGACAACCCTTTCCCTCCACCTGAAAAAAAAAGTATAGCTTCTTCTCGACTGCAGAAAGATATTGACTCGGCGGTGCATCCCTATCCCAACTCTGTCATACGCCCCTGTGACCTTGTGCTTCAGGGTTTAATCTGCCCCATTTACAACAAATTAGAACACTAGATTAGATtcgtcaaaaaaaaaaaaagaacactagATTAGTTTAAATCAAAATTAAGTGTTATACTTACACGAGCTCCCCTCATCTCCTGCCAACCTCGTTGCTCAACGCCGTAGACTAGAATCTTTTTGTGACCTAAGAACTAGATCAAAACCCTACGAGCACGTAACTTTGCGAGCCCAAAACTTCACAGACTCACACAGTAAGGACTAAGGACCACACTCTTGACGTGGAAAGAATCTGCCACCTGCACATCAGATATATCTATTGTTTTGATATGACAACTCATACCTACAAGATCAGGACATCAATAGACCAACTGGGTTCCAAGATGTATGAAACTAATACGGGACAACGTGTGGCATCTTGGGAATGACTGAGATGCCCCTTCAAAAATCTACAGACAATTCTCTTCCTTATAGTCTTTGCTACCTCTCTGTTTATTCTCAAATACCAATCTCCTCAAAGAATCCAAATTCTGATCACCTTCCCTCATTCACTTATCTACAACTCTTCGCCCACTGAATCAACTGTCGCAAACAACTTTAAGTATAAAGAAAACGAATACTAAACAACAGTCGCCAGCAATAGGAATCATATTCTCTAGCTAGTTCCAAAGAAAATAGAACAAAACTCATTAACAAGTCAATTACTGCACCTTGTATTCTGTTTCTTTTGGTTCTTTTTAGTTATTATTGTACTTGAATTACCAAAACAAACAGCAGCCCTGGGATTTCCCAAGCCAGGATCTTCACTGGCTGCTTCATTGCAAAAGTTCCAAGTTTTAAACTTCAAAGACCACTCTCAATCCTCAACCCATCtctttacatatatattttctgGACAAGTGGTTATTTATCTGCAGCTaattcaaagaaagaaagggtaAAAGGGAAACATCATTTAGAAATATATTTACTTTCCATTGTATTCCATTGTCTGGATAATGAATACATTGACAACAAAGATTTACAATTCAGATTTCAGACACTAATGATATCAGAAGCATCTAGTTGCCCATTCTATCTTTTtgctaattccattttctttttcatatcaCAGCGGCTTGAGAAAAGTATAGAATTGAGATCTTCTAGATTGAATGTGCATAAAATTTCCCATTCAATGCTCATCCAAGAATGAAATGATAACCTCTAGAATCTCTAGCCAAAAGaatataagttataaattaaGCTTATCTGCAGAAAAATATCACAAGCGATTTTCTAAGAGCTGTGGAAGAGTTAGTTTCCCAGAGTTATTTGTGTCCAGCTTGCTGAACTGATCACATATCTGCAATATATCTTTCTCCCCAATCTTCCCCATCTCTTTCAGCTTGTAAATGACATACTCCGATTTACTGCAACCacaattttcaagaaaaaatagATATTAATTGTCATATATTCATAGAAAAATAGCTAAAAAGGATTGAAATCCAACCTGATGAAGCCATCGTTATTGATGTCAGCAGCTAGTAAATCCTGAATAGTGATATCTCTATGCAACACCCACTTGGCAATCCTCCTATGCCGCTTATCGACCCTAGCTTCAGCCAAATACAAAAAGGCTCTAGCCACAGCCAGCGTTGAAATCAATAGCCAAACACCCGCAAACAACCTTCCAGGCAGGGTCTTAAATGCCCTATCTCCGTACCCAACCGTAGTAACAGACATAACCGACAAGTAAACCGAGTCGATCCAGTCCAAGTTCTCCAAGAAGTACAACATCAAGGTTCCAATTCCAACGCACAGCACCACGACCCCAAGTGCTAACCCAACCTTAAGCCTTATCCTCATCCTTCCTTTATCTACATCAACGATGTAGTTCCTAGCTGAAAACCCTTGTTGCGATTTCTTGATGTGGATACCAGTCAAAATCATGTTCTCTTGCAATTCCAGGACATAACTTACAACCCCACTCAACAATATGTCTATGAAACCAAAACCAACCAACACAAAAACACAAGCGAAGATCTTGGTAGCTGGGGTTAAAGGGGTTATATCACCGTAGCCGATGGTACACATGGTGACTATACAGAAGTAAAGAGCATCAACAACCGGGTGAGTCTCGATACCCGAGAATTCATCTCTGTTGAAAGAGTAAATAGCAACACCGAGCAACAAGTAAAGGGATAGCAAGAAAAAAGCTTGCCTGATAATGGTGCTGGACTCGGATTTTGGTTTAGGCAGTTGGGGTGTTTTAGGCTTCCGGTCACGCATGACAGCCATGGCTGGAGCCGTTTTACATCGATGGAGAGAACCATGCTTCTTTGAAGGGCGTTGAATTTGTGAGTTGTCTTGGATTTCTGATGGTGTGCCATGATGGTCGTCTGCAACAGTGGGTCGAAGTTGAGGTTTTGATTGGAGGGAGAGAAAAGGCTCATTTTCCATCTCAGAGACAGTGGTCTGAGATTGTGGGGGTAGTTGAGGGACAGTTGATTTCTAAGTGCTGTGGGGTAGTTTTGTTTGAGGATCGTCCAATCTTTTAGCTTAATGGGACCAATCTTTGCCATTTGTGACGATTAGGCTGAACAAGCATGAACCAGCATGTTCTTTCTCTTTCCAACCAATCATTGCATGCCCATAGCCACTGCCgcttaaaaaaatattacttttatacCAACAAAATTACTTTACTACTAATCATATAAACTATGCACTTCCCCTATAATTAGGATCATCATTATTCACACTAAAATAATTGGTTACCTCACATCAGTTGATTTGGTTTTTTATTCCGAttggttattttttaatttaaatattaattttcagattcaatgatattgaagttttgaaaatcgaaattttaagatttgagttactttcatataaattttatgtaagttatttggGAAATGTTCTGATCCAGCATGAATACTTGCCACGAAGCACTTTAGTTTGATTACGACTTCAACACAGGCCATGTGTTTCAAGTTGCAGTTGTGCTTCATTCCTGCTAGAAGCTTCTTAGCTCAATGTCATTTTGAACGTAGGGATTGACTAGGATTTCGTGCTTCTAATTTGCTGCTAAAAAACTAAGAGCTTCCCATAGGATATGAAGTTTACAGAACCTCCTGTGGATGCACCCCATGGTATCGTAGAATGGCTCCATATAATTAGGTTAACCTGCACTATCTGTAATAAAGATGGCATTTCAAGCAATGGAGATGCTGAGCTGACCTGATTACTGATGCCTATATTCCTCTCTTGCATTACCATAGCTTGTAGGAGTTGGTTATCTAGAAAAGCTTGGGTGTATAGTTTACTCATGATTTAATGATTAATAATATAGTTTATTTTAAtcctattatttaaaaaaaattaatgcatGTATGTTCCAGAAAAAGCCAACTCACATATAGAATAATAATCCATAATATATCATAAACGCAACTACCATTGGGCAAACTTTTTCCAAATTGAACTTCATAGCCAATAATAAAGTTTGGTGCagtatttaaatgtatttttttattctagCTTTCAAAAATTgttgtgtttttttaatattttactatgcATCTATAAAATATTTGTCGTACCTCTAATCTTATTTATGAAGTCTAAAAACTCTATTAACAGTGTATCAAATATTATTGTTATAAAAATATGTTGTGTTACAAAATACAAaggttaatataattaaaattctaatttatactaattttttatttctcttaaattttttaaGATCTATTAAATCAAATGCTctaattaaactttcaaaatatcaatattatAGCAATCAATACATTACATTAGCCTTTTTTAGGGGAGGTCAAATTCATCGGGACAATTCTGTAATGTGTTGTTCGTCGAGAGTTGACAAACTCCTCAACAAATCGGTATTGTCCTTGATGATGATTTTGTCTCTTGACTTTAACAAGAGCTTGAGTGCTTGAAGAGACAGTCTAAGGAGACATGGTTTCAAATCCCCACCAAATTGTAAATATTGAGATTTTCTTAGTGGGTGACCATGTAGGCGCTTCTCAAGCACCTGACAAGGCATTTTCACCCTATTGAACTCGTTGCCTTTTCAAGTAGTTTTTTTAAGCACGTAGGCTCTCTATCCCCCCACCAACAAAGACAATATTGACGGTTGAAGGATTCGTCAACTTTCGTCTAACAACACTTCGTAAATTTCTCTCAAGGAATTGACTTCTCCTCAACAAGCCTAGCTATCAATTTAGACAATGTAAACAAAATTTAAGaagattacattttttttaacttgTTAGAAACCTATTGTTCATTTAGCAGGTGTATAGGTATTCACAATTTGAtacatatgttttaaatatttatcgtGTTGTATTTGAGTTAACATTTAATGCCCAAGCTAATAATTAAATTAACGGATAACCTGATAAAAATACTATTGATACTTTGAGAGAAGTCAATTTAAGACATTTCTATAACAGTCATCCTTTATAACAATTATAATAACTTTTCATCTATAAcattaacaaatataaaatatgaaataatctttactaaattgattttctataacaatattttcttttaaattttaataaagttaGTTTTATTCctagtgaaataaaaataataaaatttagttaaaatattatttccatAAActatttagattttatataaaaataatttaattatgttttattaaatgaaaattatttcGAATGAAATTACATTAGTAAATTTTAGGTTTAAAGGTGTAAAAAgttctcaatttaaaaaaaaaaagaaaaagtaattaagcccctattttttttacattcaattgggtacttgaacttttaaaatgcataaaaaaatgcccttaaactttttcaaaaaaaaagtaattaaacttcttcttttttttcacttaattaggtacttgaactgccaaaatgcataaaaaaaagaactctcaaacttaaaaaaaaaagcaattaaacccctatttttttcacttaattgagTATTTAAACTactaaaatgtattaaaaaaggCTAGCGACTAGCAGTTACAACACCCAATTaagtgcaaaaaagaaaaaaggacttaattgttttttttttaagtttaaaagtgTTTTTGATCTATTTTGGTAGTTCAAGTATCTAATTGAGTGAAGAAAATGTAagggcttaattacttttttgaaaaaagtttgaaggctttttttttatatattttgaaaatttaagtattcaattgagtgaaaaaaaaaagagaaacctaattttttttttttaaagtttaaaaacatTTTACATCTTTAAGCCTAAATGTTATTAAAGATATCATTTAAATCTGgctaattaatattatattaatatattataatttttttaaataaaatatgatttgaatttggggtaattacttttttttttttaccctcTCTCCCTACATTTATTGCAACCTCCGGTTCTTTTATTATGTTAGGAATTGCAGATCTGCGGTGTTGCGTGAATGATATATGTAAAAGCCATTT contains:
- the LOC107897156 gene encoding two-pore potassium channel 5 isoform X1, giving the protein MENEPFLSLQSKPQLRPTVADDHHGTPSEIQDNSQIQRPSKKHGSLHRCKTAPAMAVMRDRKPKTPQLPKPKSESSTIIRQAFFLLSLYLLLGVAIYSFNRDEFSGIETHPVVDALYFCIVTMCTIGYGDITPLTPATKIFACVFVLVGFGFIDILLSGVVSYVLELQENMILTGIHIKKSQQGFSARNYIVDVDKGRMRIRLKVGLALGVVVLCVGIGTLMLYFLENLDWIDSVYLSVMSVTTVGYGDRAFKTLPGRLFAGVWLLISTLAVARAFLYLAEARVDKRHRRIAKWVLHRDITIQDLLAADINNDGFISKSEYVIYKLKEMGKIGEKDILQICDQFSKLDTNNSGKLTLPQLLENRL
- the LOC107897156 gene encoding two-pore potassium channel 5 isoform X2: MAKIGPIKLKDWTILKQNYPTALRNQLSLNYPHNLRPLSLRWKMSLFSPSNQNLNFDPLLQTTIMAHHQKSKTTHKFNALQRSMVLSIDVKRLQPWLSCVTGSLKHPNCLNQNPSPAPLSVTMCTIGYGDITPLTPATKIFACVFVLVGFGFIDILLSGVVSYVLELQENMILTGIHIKKSQQGFSARNYIVDVDKGRMRIRLKVGLALGVVVLCVGIGTLMLYFLENLDWIDSVYLSVMSVTTVGYGDRAFKTLPGRLFAGVWLLISTLAVARAFLYLAEARVDKRHRRIAKWVLHRDITIQDLLAADINNDGFISKSEYVIYKLKEMGKIGEKDILQICDQFSKLDTNNSGKLTLPQLLENRL